The Marinobacter sp. ANT_B65 genome has a segment encoding these proteins:
- a CDS encoding NAD-dependent succinate-semialdehyde dehydrogenase: MYINGEWLTGRAEFPVTNPATGEIIGQIPDCTDQDIEAAITAANCAFKEWKKTTAYHRSQLLYRAWELMIRQKRELAELMTREQGKPLKASLNEVQYGADFLLWFAEEAKRVYGQSIPSSRENQRFIVQKSPVGVVGAITPWNYPISMITRKLAPALAAGCTVILKPAESTPLCAKAMIEIFAEAGFPAGVVNMLTVQDPSRVGDAFCTDPRVRKLTFTGSTPVGKKLNGLAAANMKRVSMELGGHAPAVVFPDADPVHAAKGLSLVKFLNTGQACISPNRIFVHEDHLEPFIKELTSRASRLVAGNGMSEGVGIGPLINEQAILKVESQVKDAVARGAKIETGGQRLMDNGLSDGYFYAPTVLSGVTPDMKIYREETFGPVAPVITYRSEDDVIAMANDTEYGLAAYIYSNNMTTAMRAFEALDFGIIGINDINPTSAAAPFGGMKNSGLGREGAQEGIEEYLETKLGGLAI; this comes from the coding sequence ATGTACATTAACGGAGAATGGTTAACCGGGCGCGCTGAGTTCCCGGTAACAAACCCGGCAACGGGTGAAATCATCGGGCAGATCCCCGACTGCACAGACCAGGATATTGAGGCGGCCATTACGGCCGCCAATTGTGCTTTTAAAGAATGGAAAAAAACTACCGCTTATCACCGCTCCCAATTGCTCTACCGGGCCTGGGAACTGATGATCAGGCAAAAGCGCGAACTGGCTGAGCTGATGACCCGGGAACAGGGCAAACCCCTGAAAGCATCCCTCAACGAAGTTCAGTACGGCGCAGATTTCCTGCTATGGTTCGCCGAAGAAGCCAAACGCGTTTACGGGCAAAGTATCCCTTCCTCCCGCGAAAACCAGCGCTTTATAGTGCAGAAGTCTCCGGTCGGTGTGGTCGGCGCGATTACGCCCTGGAACTATCCGATCTCCATGATTACCCGCAAGCTCGCACCCGCACTGGCGGCTGGCTGTACCGTGATCCTGAAACCGGCTGAAAGCACACCCTTGTGCGCTAAAGCCATGATAGAGATCTTTGCCGAAGCAGGCTTTCCGGCCGGCGTGGTTAACATGCTGACCGTGCAGGACCCTTCCAGGGTGGGTGATGCTTTCTGTACCGACCCGAGAGTCCGCAAGCTGACCTTCACCGGCTCTACCCCTGTAGGCAAAAAGCTCAACGGCCTGGCGGCAGCCAACATGAAGCGTGTATCTATGGAACTTGGCGGCCACGCACCGGCCGTTGTCTTCCCTGATGCGGATCCGGTGCATGCAGCCAAAGGCCTGTCTTTGGTGAAGTTCCTGAACACTGGCCAGGCCTGCATCAGCCCCAACCGTATTTTCGTACACGAAGATCACCTTGAACCGTTCATTAAAGAACTCACCAGCCGCGCCAGCCGTCTGGTGGCCGGCAACGGTATGTCCGAAGGCGTGGGCATTGGCCCGTTGATCAATGAACAGGCCATTCTGAAGGTTGAAAGCCAGGTGAAAGACGCCGTTGCCAGAGGCGCAAAGATAGAAACCGGTGGCCAGAGACTGATGGACAACGGCCTGTCAGACGGTTATTTCTACGCACCAACCGTGCTATCCGGTGTAACGCCGGACATGAAAATCTACCGGGAAGAAACCTTTGGCCCGGTCGCTCCGGTGATCACCTATCGCTCGGAAGACGATGTAATCGCCATGGCCAACGACACAGAGTACGGCCTGGCGGCGTACATCTACAGCAACAACATGACAACGGCTATGCGGGCGTTTGAAGCACTGGACTTCGGCATTATTGGTATTAACGACATCAATCCGACCAGCGCTGCAGCGCCGTTTGGCGGTATGAAGAACAGCGGCCTTGGCCGTGAAGGCGCCCAGGAAGGTATAGAAGAATATCTCGAAACCAAACTGGGCGGACTGGCCATCTGA
- a CDS encoding sulfite exporter TauE/SafE family protein, with translation MNVTEIAALLALGGIAGFINVLSAGGSMLTLPLLMFLGLPPQVANGTNRVAIILQSTTAVAGFRRLGHGNLRVSLHLAVPAVLGSLLGAWIATWVPDAVFELVLISAMIGASIFMLLPQPKLDTNPLTPERLGPVIYVAMFLIGAYGGFIQVGVGALFIVVLYRVLRIDLRQVNVFKVSIILLYTVPALAVFAINGQVRWGMGLILAVGNIAGAFVAVRVNLSEKGGQWVKWITLVMAGAILIRLIIY, from the coding sequence ATGAATGTGACTGAAATAGCAGCGCTGCTTGCGCTGGGTGGCATAGCCGGGTTCATAAATGTGCTTTCTGCAGGCGGGTCGATGTTGACCCTGCCGCTTCTGATGTTTCTGGGGTTGCCCCCGCAAGTGGCAAACGGCACCAACCGGGTTGCAATCATTCTGCAGAGTACAACCGCTGTTGCGGGTTTCAGGCGCCTTGGACACGGCAACCTCCGGGTAAGTCTGCATCTGGCTGTGCCGGCAGTTCTGGGGTCGTTGTTGGGTGCCTGGATAGCGACATGGGTGCCAGATGCGGTCTTTGAGCTGGTGCTGATCAGCGCAATGATTGGTGCTTCGATATTCATGCTGCTGCCTCAGCCCAAACTGGATACCAATCCTTTGACCCCCGAGCGGCTTGGCCCGGTAATTTATGTCGCCATGTTTCTGATTGGCGCGTATGGGGGGTTTATTCAGGTAGGTGTTGGTGCGTTGTTTATCGTGGTGCTGTACCGCGTGCTACGTATAGATCTGCGCCAGGTCAATGTCTTCAAGGTGTCCATCATCCTGCTTTATACAGTACCCGCGTTGGCGGTTTTTGCGATTAACGGACAGGTTCGCTGGGGTATGGGGCTGATTCTTGCCGTCGGGAATATCGCAGGCGCATTTGTTGCTGTGAGGGTTAATCTGAGTGAGAAAGGTGGCCAGTGGGTCAAGTGGATTACCCTCGTTATGGCTGGGGCAATACTTATTCGCCTGATCATTTATTGA
- a CDS encoding LysR substrate-binding domain-containing protein, which produces MKYSFRQLEVFLAAAQFQNITRAAESLSMSQSAASSALKELENQFDIQLFDRVGKRLQLNELGRLYRPKVEAVLAQATELEQAFSKHSEVGALKVGATLTIGNYLAVGVMAQYMNTPTRPRVSLEVANTSTIARRVKDYELDIGLIEGELQSPELEVLPWRGDQLVVFCSPTHPLAAKKKVSDEDLRKATWIMREQGSGTRQSFDRGMHGLLPDLNVLLELEHTEAIKRAVEADLGIGCLSEVVLADAFKRGSLVPLETPENRNFERQFYFILHKQKYRSAGIDAWIGLCRALD; this is translated from the coding sequence ATGAAATACAGCTTCAGACAACTCGAAGTCTTCCTGGCGGCAGCACAATTCCAGAACATTACCCGGGCCGCGGAATCACTGTCCATGTCCCAGTCGGCTGCCAGCAGCGCGCTCAAGGAACTGGAAAACCAATTCGATATCCAGTTATTCGACCGTGTTGGCAAACGCTTGCAACTGAACGAACTCGGGCGGCTCTACCGGCCCAAAGTGGAAGCTGTTCTTGCCCAGGCAACCGAGCTTGAACAGGCTTTCAGTAAACATTCTGAAGTAGGTGCCCTGAAAGTCGGCGCCACCTTAACCATAGGTAACTATCTGGCCGTAGGCGTTATGGCCCAATACATGAATACCCCTACCCGGCCACGTGTGTCCCTTGAAGTTGCCAATACGAGCACCATCGCCCGGCGAGTCAAGGACTACGAACTGGATATCGGCCTGATTGAAGGTGAACTGCAATCCCCGGAACTTGAGGTTTTACCCTGGCGAGGCGATCAACTGGTGGTATTCTGCTCCCCGACTCACCCTCTGGCGGCAAAAAAGAAGGTATCGGACGAAGACCTCAGGAAGGCTACCTGGATCATGAGAGAACAGGGCTCAGGAACCCGTCAGAGCTTTGACAGGGGCATGCACGGCCTGCTTCCGGACCTGAACGTACTTCTTGAACTGGAACACACCGAAGCAATAAAGCGGGCGGTGGAAGCCGACCTGGGCATAGGATGCCTGTCAGAGGTCGTCCTCGCCGACGCCTTTAAACGCGGCAGTCTGGTGCCTCTGGAAACGCCCGAAAACAGGAATTTTGAGCGGCAGTTCTATTTCATTCTGCACAAACAGAAATACCGGAGTGCCGGAATTGACGCATGGATTGGCCTGTGCCGCGCACTCGACTGA
- a CDS encoding TRAP transporter permease: MVAGNTQNEPLIAVCDESASEASERLEHRLIGPVVFWLAIGTALVHLYFNTISTLSELWSSALHFGLFGLICTLTTPMLRPRSARGQRFVLGVDVMLGLAALGCAFYLIIFEDDLYQRGFNFDTGDWFVSIVSVALILEFARRTVGWFIPVLCVVALTYVAWWGQYVDGIFNFPGLSWETVLYRSYIGGQGMLGSIARISWTYVFMFILFGAFLVKSGAGDFIIELARCAAGRFVGGPGFVAVFASGLMGSVSGSSVANTVSTGVITIPLMRKAGFPARFAAGVEAAASTGGQLMPPVMGAGAFIMASYTQVSYLTIISVAALPALLYFISVAMFVRIEAKRSHAVKLEDDAAPSLKEVLKGGWHFLLPLVVLVAALVYGFTPTYAAGIAILSVVVASWLSKHPMGLRDILDALVMGTRNITTTAILLITVGLIVMVVSTTGIGNTFSIMITDWAGGSLLLTIFLVALASLILGMGLPVTAAYIVLATLSAPAIYNLIAQSQLVEMMVNGNLPEQAKAIFMLAAPDRFSLLDAPMDAATAQQLLSLVPDTFSSQLLEQALSPEALSMLLVAAHMVIFWLSQDSNVTPPVCLTAFAAAAIAGTPQMRTGFTAWKLAKGLYIVPLLFAYSPLITGDFTEMIQVFCFALFGIYAIIAGLEGYLEHKLNLLVRVLMFPVGALMLWPHGNLLLDGAGLVIFLFVLIWSSRCGKRLGGGHAGSSTGISSTE; this comes from the coding sequence ATGGTAGCTGGAAATACGCAAAACGAGCCTCTCATCGCGGTATGCGATGAGAGTGCCAGTGAGGCGAGTGAGCGTCTGGAGCACCGGCTGATCGGGCCGGTGGTCTTCTGGCTTGCTATCGGTACAGCACTCGTCCATCTCTATTTCAATACAATTTCCACACTGTCTGAACTGTGGAGTTCGGCTTTGCACTTCGGTCTTTTTGGCCTTATCTGCACCCTCACCACCCCCATGCTACGGCCCCGCTCTGCCAGAGGGCAGCGGTTCGTGCTGGGTGTTGATGTTATGTTGGGGCTGGCTGCTCTTGGTTGTGCTTTTTATCTGATTATCTTTGAGGATGATCTTTACCAGCGCGGTTTTAACTTCGATACGGGTGACTGGTTTGTCTCAATTGTTTCAGTAGCACTGATACTGGAGTTTGCCCGTCGTACTGTTGGCTGGTTTATTCCCGTTCTTTGTGTGGTTGCACTGACCTATGTGGCGTGGTGGGGGCAATATGTTGACGGTATTTTCAATTTCCCGGGACTGTCTTGGGAAACGGTTCTTTATCGCTCCTATATTGGCGGTCAGGGAATGCTGGGGTCCATCGCCCGGATTTCCTGGACCTATGTATTCATGTTTATCCTGTTCGGGGCCTTCCTGGTAAAGTCCGGGGCGGGGGACTTTATTATCGAGCTGGCGCGCTGTGCCGCAGGGCGGTTTGTGGGCGGCCCCGGGTTTGTAGCTGTGTTTGCCTCAGGCCTGATGGGCTCAGTCTCTGGTTCCAGTGTGGCAAACACGGTTTCTACCGGCGTGATTACCATACCGCTGATGCGTAAAGCCGGCTTCCCGGCAAGATTTGCTGCCGGCGTGGAAGCTGCGGCCTCTACGGGCGGGCAGCTCATGCCACCGGTGATGGGTGCTGGAGCCTTCATCATGGCCTCCTATACCCAGGTCTCCTATCTAACCATAATCAGTGTTGCTGCATTGCCGGCCCTTCTCTATTTTATTTCAGTAGCGATGTTCGTGCGTATCGAGGCGAAGCGCAGCCATGCGGTCAAGCTGGAAGACGATGCCGCGCCTTCGCTCAAAGAGGTCCTTAAAGGCGGCTGGCATTTCCTGTTGCCTCTGGTTGTTCTGGTCGCAGCGCTTGTTTATGGGTTCACACCGACCTACGCGGCGGGAATCGCCATTCTGTCGGTTGTTGTTGCGTCCTGGCTTTCGAAGCATCCAATGGGGCTTCGCGACATTCTCGATGCACTTGTGATGGGGACACGAAACATAACGACCACCGCGATTCTGCTTATCACAGTCGGGCTGATTGTAATGGTTGTATCTACCACAGGTATCGGCAATACCTTCTCTATCATGATTACTGACTGGGCGGGCGGGAGCCTGCTGTTAACGATCTTTCTGGTTGCTCTGGCGTCGTTGATTCTGGGAATGGGGCTGCCGGTAACTGCAGCATATATCGTGCTGGCCACACTCTCAGCACCGGCGATATACAACCTGATAGCGCAAAGCCAGTTGGTTGAGATGATGGTTAACGGGAACCTGCCAGAGCAGGCGAAAGCTATTTTCATGCTGGCCGCACCTGACAGATTCTCTTTGCTGGATGCGCCCATGGATGCAGCAACTGCGCAGCAACTGCTCTCTCTGGTGCCAGATACCTTCAGTAGTCAGCTTTTGGAGCAGGCGTTATCACCAGAAGCTCTGTCCATGCTGCTTGTGGCTGCCCATATGGTTATCTTCTGGCTGTCACAGGATTCAAATGTCACACCGCCTGTTTGTCTTACTGCGTTCGCAGCTGCTGCGATTGCAGGAACGCCTCAGATGCGAACGGGTTTTACCGCCTGGAAGCTGGCCAAGGGCCTGTATATAGTGCCGCTTCTGTTTGCCTACTCACCTCTTATTACTGGTGATTTCACTGAAATGATCCAGGTATTCTGTTTTGCTCTGTTTGGTATTTACGCGATCATTGCAGGCCTTGAAGGTTATCTGGAACACAAACTCAATCTTCTTGTCCGGGTACTTATGTTCCCTGTTGGTGCGCTGATGCTATGGCCCCACGGAAATCTGTTGCTGGATGGAGCCGGGTTGGTTATTTTTCTGTTTGTTCTTATCTGGAGTAGCCGTTGCGGAAAGCGTTTGGGTGGTGGTCACGCAGGTAGCAGTACAGGAATATCGAGTACTGAATGA
- a CDS encoding ferredoxin--NADP reductase: protein MSNLIKETVTSVHHWNDTLFSFKTSRDPGFRFKNGHFVMIGLETDGKPLMRAYSIASANYEEELEFFSIKVQNGPLTSRLQKIQVGDEILVSRKPTGTLILDNLLPGKNLWLISTGTGLAPFMSIIKDPEVYDAFDKVILTHGVRYVSELAYKHEIEELPENEFFGEMVKGKLEYYPTVTREPFRNEGRLTAAMESGKITRELGLPDFDPENDRFMICGSPSMLKDTCAILNKMGFKEARGGEMGHYVIERAFVES, encoded by the coding sequence ATGAGCAACCTGATAAAAGAAACTGTAACCAGTGTACACCACTGGAACGATACTCTGTTCAGCTTCAAGACCAGTCGCGACCCGGGGTTCCGTTTCAAAAATGGCCACTTCGTGATGATAGGTCTGGAAACTGACGGCAAGCCATTGATGCGCGCATACAGTATCGCCAGCGCGAATTATGAAGAGGAGCTGGAGTTCTTCTCCATCAAGGTGCAGAACGGTCCGCTTACGTCCCGTTTACAGAAGATCCAGGTTGGCGATGAGATTCTGGTCAGCCGCAAACCAACCGGCACCCTGATTCTGGATAATCTTCTGCCAGGTAAAAACCTCTGGTTGATCAGTACGGGCACGGGTCTTGCTCCTTTTATGAGCATTATCAAAGATCCGGAAGTTTACGACGCCTTTGATAAAGTCATCCTGACCCACGGAGTGCGTTACGTTTCAGAGCTGGCCTATAAGCATGAGATTGAAGAATTACCCGAAAACGAATTTTTCGGTGAGATGGTGAAGGGCAAGCTTGAGTACTATCCCACGGTTACCCGGGAGCCATTCCGTAATGAGGGCCGGCTGACGGCGGCCATGGAAAGCGGCAAGATAACCCGCGAGTTGGGCCTGCCGGACTTCGATCCCGAAAATGACCGGTTCATGATCTGTGGCAGTCCCAGCATGCTCAAGGATACCTGCGCCATACTGAACAAGATGGGCTTCAAGGAAGCCCGTGGTGGTGAGATGGGGCATTATGTGATTGAAAGGGCTTTCGTGGAGAGCTAG
- a CDS encoding tRNA-(ms[2]io[6]A)-hydroxylase, with product MNNKTGTVAQALQEIHEFLPCATPQQWIDNALANQDLMLIDHAHCEKKAASTALSLMYRYVENTNLLNKMSRLAREELRHFEQVLAIINKREIVYCHLTPARYAAGLRKDVRTDDPGRLVDVMVVGAIIEARSCERFAALVPFLDDELADFYSSLLKSEARHYRDYLALAEQANCGPVDERVAEFLSIEEKLILEPDSEFRFHSGPVG from the coding sequence ATGAATAACAAAACAGGTACTGTGGCCCAGGCGCTGCAAGAGATTCACGAATTTCTGCCTTGCGCTACACCGCAACAGTGGATTGATAACGCTCTGGCCAATCAGGATCTGATGCTGATAGATCATGCCCACTGCGAAAAAAAAGCGGCATCCACTGCACTCAGCCTGATGTACCGGTATGTAGAAAACACCAACCTGCTTAACAAAATGTCTCGCCTGGCCCGGGAAGAGTTGCGTCACTTCGAGCAGGTACTGGCCATTATCAACAAGCGGGAGATCGTGTATTGCCACCTGACTCCTGCGCGCTATGCTGCAGGGTTGCGCAAGGACGTGCGTACGGATGATCCGGGCCGTTTGGTGGATGTCATGGTGGTTGGCGCCATCATTGAGGCCCGTTCATGCGAGAGGTTTGCCGCACTGGTCCCGTTTCTGGATGATGAACTGGCAGATTTTTACAGTAGCCTGCTCAAGTCCGAGGCCCGCCATTATCGTGACTACCTGGCTCTGGCCGAACAGGCTAACTGTGGTCCCGTGGATGAAAGGGTTGCAGAGTTTCTGTCCATTGAAGAAAAGCTGATTCTGGAGCCGGATAGTGAGTTCCGGTTCCATAGCGGACCCGTTGGCTGA
- a CDS encoding bifunctional aconitate hydratase 2/2-methylisocitrate dehydratase yields the protein MLEAYREHVAERAALNIPPKPLNAEQTAALVELLKNPPAGEEETLVDLLENRIPPGVDEAAYVKAAFLTAIVKGEASSPLIDNKKAVQLLGMMQGGYNIATLVDLLDNAELAELAGKELKHTLLMFDAFNDVKEKMDAGNAVAKSVVESWANAEWFTNRNKVPESTKMVVFKVTGETNTDDLSPAPDAWSRPDIPLHARAAYKMERDGLKPEEPGVTGPMSQIDEIKAKGLPVAFVGDVVGTGSSRKSATNSVLWFFGDDIPGVPNKRAGGVCIGNKVAPIFFNTMEDAGALVFEAPVDNMNMGDVIEIRPYEGKILNEAGETISEFGFKSDVILDEVQAGGRIPLIIGRGLTAKARTALGLGATDMFRLPHDPEAGTKGFTLAQKMVGKACGLEEGKGVRPGTYCEPHMTTVGSQDTTGPMTRDELKDLACLGFQADLVMQSFCHTAAYPKPIDVEMQHTMPDFMRDRGGVALRPGDGIIHSWLNRMLLPDTVGTGGDSHTRFPMGISFPAGSGLVAFAAATGVMPLDMPESVLVRFKGEMQPGITLRDLVHAIPLYGIKQGMLTVEKKGKINEFSGRILEIEGLEKLTVEQAFELSDASAERSAAGCTINLSEESVAEYLRSNITMLRWMIAEGYGDPRTLERRAQQMEAWIADPKLMRADKDAEYSHVIEIDLADIKEPIVCCPNDPDDARFLSEVAGDKVDEVFIGSCMTNIGHFRAAGKLLEQNKAPLKTRLWMSPPTKMDQAQLMEEGYFNIYGTAGVRTEMPGCSLCMGNQARVAAKSTVLSTSTRNFPNRLGDGANVYLTSAELAAVGAILGKLPTPQEYMEYAKDLNSMSKEIYKYLNFDQMDKYIKKAAEANVA from the coding sequence GTGTTAGAAGCCTACCGTGAACACGTTGCAGAACGTGCGGCTCTGAATATTCCCCCCAAGCCGCTGAATGCTGAACAGACCGCCGCTCTGGTTGAGCTGCTGAAAAATCCGCCGGCAGGCGAAGAAGAAACTCTGGTTGACCTGCTGGAAAACCGTATCCCGCCGGGTGTAGACGAAGCTGCCTACGTTAAAGCTGCGTTTCTGACCGCGATTGTCAAAGGTGAGGCCTCTTCCCCACTGATCGACAACAAAAAAGCCGTTCAGTTGCTGGGCATGATGCAGGGTGGCTACAACATCGCCACTCTGGTTGATCTGCTGGATAACGCCGAACTGGCCGAACTGGCCGGTAAAGAACTCAAGCACACCCTGCTGATGTTCGACGCATTCAACGACGTCAAAGAAAAGATGGACGCTGGCAATGCAGTTGCCAAATCTGTCGTTGAATCCTGGGCCAACGCTGAGTGGTTCACCAACAGGAACAAGGTACCGGAAAGCACCAAAATGGTGGTTTTCAAGGTTACCGGCGAAACCAACACCGATGATCTGTCTCCGGCTCCGGATGCATGGTCCCGCCCGGACATCCCGCTGCACGCCCGCGCTGCCTATAAAATGGAACGCGATGGTCTGAAGCCGGAAGAGCCCGGCGTTACCGGCCCGATGAGCCAGATTGATGAAATCAAAGCCAAAGGCCTGCCCGTTGCGTTTGTCGGTGACGTTGTAGGTACTGGTTCTTCCCGTAAGTCTGCTACCAACTCCGTTCTGTGGTTCTTCGGTGACGATATCCCTGGCGTGCCGAACAAGCGCGCTGGCGGTGTGTGCATTGGCAACAAGGTTGCCCCGATCTTCTTCAATACCATGGAAGATGCCGGTGCGCTGGTATTCGAAGCACCTGTAGACAACATGAACATGGGCGACGTGATCGAAATCCGTCCATACGAAGGCAAAATCCTGAACGAAGCCGGAGAAACCATCTCCGAGTTTGGTTTCAAATCTGACGTCATTCTGGACGAAGTTCAGGCTGGCGGCCGTATTCCTCTGATCATCGGCCGTGGCCTGACTGCCAAGGCACGTACCGCTCTGGGTCTGGGTGCCACGGACATGTTCCGTCTGCCTCACGATCCGGAAGCCGGTACCAAAGGCTTCACTCTGGCCCAGAAGATGGTCGGCAAGGCCTGCGGCCTGGAAGAAGGTAAAGGTGTTCGCCCAGGCACCTACTGCGAACCTCATATGACCACTGTGGGCTCCCAGGACACCACCGGCCCAATGACCCGTGATGAACTGAAAGATCTGGCCTGCCTCGGTTTCCAGGCTGATCTGGTCATGCAGTCTTTCTGCCACACAGCAGCTTATCCGAAGCCCATCGACGTGGAAATGCAGCACACCATGCCGGACTTCATGCGTGACCGTGGCGGTGTTGCCCTGCGCCCTGGCGACGGCATCATCCACTCCTGGCTGAACCGCATGCTGCTGCCCGACACTGTCGGTACCGGTGGTGACTCCCACACCCGTTTCCCGATGGGCATTTCTTTCCCGGCAGGTTCAGGTCTGGTTGCATTCGCGGCGGCCACAGGCGTTATGCCACTGGATATGCCAGAGTCTGTACTGGTTCGCTTCAAAGGCGAAATGCAGCCCGGTATCACGCTGCGTGACCTGGTACACGCCATTCCTCTTTACGGTATCAAGCAAGGCATGCTCACCGTTGAGAAGAAAGGTAAAATCAACGAATTCTCGGGCCGCATCCTGGAAATCGAAGGCCTTGAGAAACTGACCGTTGAGCAGGCATTCGAACTTTCCGACGCATCTGCAGAACGTTCTGCTGCTGGTTGTACCATCAACCTGTCTGAAGAGTCTGTTGCCGAATACCTGCGCTCAAACATCACCATGCTGCGCTGGATGATTGCCGAAGGTTACGGCGACCCACGTACACTGGAACGTCGTGCACAGCAGATGGAAGCCTGGATTGCAGATCCCAAGCTGATGCGTGCTGACAAGGATGCAGAGTACTCTCACGTTATCGAGATTGACCTGGCAGACATCAAAGAGCCCATCGTTTGCTGCCCGAACGACCCGGACGATGCCCGCTTCCTGTCCGAAGTGGCTGGCGACAAGGTAGACGAAGTATTCATCGGTTCCTGCATGACCAACATCGGTCACTTCCGTGCAGCTGGCAAGCTGCTTGAGCAGAACAAGGCACCTCTGAAAACCCGCCTGTGGATGTCTCCACCTACCAAGATGGATCAGGCTCAGTTGATGGAAGAAGGCTACTTCAACATCTACGGCACAGCTGGTGTGCGCACCGAAATGCCGGGCTGTTCACTGTGCATGGGTAACCAGGCACGTGTGGCTGCGAAGTCTACGGTTCTCTCTACCTCTACCCGTAACTTCCCGAACCGCCTGGGCGATGGTGCCAATGTGTACCTGACTTCTGCGGAACTGGCGGCAGTAGGTGCGATACTTGGCAAACTCCCGACTCCTCAGGAGTACATGGAGTACGCCAAAGATCTGAACAGCATGTCGAAAGAGATCTACAAGTATCTGAACTTCGACCAGATGGATAAATACATCAAGAAGGCAGCTGAAGCGAACGTTGCTTGA